The nucleotide sequence ACTCTAGTTGCACTGCAATAAACGTACTAAAAATTATTTCTTACCTTTTGTGGGAGTGGCGGCTCCGGGCTTAGGTTGTTTGGCTCCATATTTGGAACGACCTTGCTTGCGGTCTTTAACTCCGGCGGTATCAAGCGTACCCCGGATAATGTGGTAGCGAACCCCTGGTAAGTCTTTGACCCGGCCACCTCGAATCATCACAACGGAATGTTCTTGGAGGTTGTGACCAATACCCGGAATGTAGGCAGTGACTTCAAACCCAGAAGTTAAGCGTACCCGAGCTACTTTCCGCAGGGCCGAGTTGGGCTTTTTGGGGGTAGTGGTATAAACACGGGTGCAAACGCCGCGCCGTTGGGGGCAGCTTTTTAGGGCTGGGGACTTAGTTTTCTTTTTTAGAAGTTCACGCTCTTGGCGGATTAACTGCTGAATAGTGGGCATTGGGTATGATAATTCCGTGATGCAAATATTTCACCGACCTCTTAGTGTAGCGAGTTTGGGGGGGCGGTGTCAAACTATTGGCAGAATTTCTTGGGCAGTTGGGGTTAAAGCTGGCGATCAAGTCCTGACAATGGGCTGTGATGATTTTCAAAGTTTTGGGCGGAGATTGGGGAGAAAAGTCTAAAATTAATGTGGTAGAAAATTTGTTTGAGACTAATATTTTATTAACCATTGCCCCCTATCTTAGGGGTTTATTGCGTTTGTATGGTTTTTTACGGCAGCTTTAGTGACTTTTAATGTCCCAGTATCGTCCATTGGGCCTGGTGGGGCAGGGGCAGTATGGTCAGGTGTATTTAGCCTATAGTCCATTGCAGCGGGGCCTGGTGGCATTGAAGGCATTGCATCCACAACGGTTTCCGACCCGGAATTTTTTGCGAGAACTCCGGTTTTTGCTGGGCTTTAATCATCCCCAAGTGGTGCGCTGTCATACCTTGGATTATTGGCAGGGGCGGCGTTGTTTGGTCATGGACTATGGGGAAGGGGGAACCCTGCGGGGATTATTGGAGCAAGAGCGGCATTTACCTCTGTTATTGGCGTTGGAGTTAACGGCGGAGGTTTTGGCTGGATTGCAATATATTCATGGACAGGGAATTATCCACTGTGATATTAAGCCAGAGAACATCTTACTACGGTTAACGCGCCAGGCCTGGCGGGCCCAGATTTCGGATTTGGGGGTAGCCCGGATTGAGGCGGAGGTGGAAAGTGCTGGGCATACGGGTTCTCCGGCCTATATGGCTCCGGAGCGGTTTTATGGAAAATATTCACCCACCTCTGATTTGTATGCTGTCGGAATTTTGTTGTTTGAGATGATGACTGGGGAGCGACCCTTTCGAGGGACTCCGGTAGAGTTGATGAGTGCCCATTTAAGCCAATCCCCAGAAATTTCCCCAGGCCTGCCATTTCTAGTCCAAACTCTTCTGCGTAAAGCCTTAAGTAAATTGCCTCAAAAACGCTATCAAACTGCCGCTGAAATGTCTCGGGCCGTGAAGTTAGCCCATGATGTTTTGTTGGCTGAGGGAAAGCAATTTTATCCCTTGTTTCCAAAATCAGCCACTTGGTTCCAGGCCTGGCAATCCCGGACTACTTATCCTCTTGATCACCCTTTAACAGAGCTAATTGCTGTGGAAGAGGCCGCCTATGGAATTTGTGACCACCAGATTTTCCAGTTCTCAGTTGATGGCAGTCCCAGAAGCAGCATGGCGATCCAGGCCCCGGCGAAGAAACTCTACGCCAGCCAGGTTAACTACTATTACCGGGATGCTGTAGGTCATCTTTATCTGGGAGAGCAATCAGCTTCCGCTTTGATTCCACTGGGACATCCTGAACATCATGAGAATTATGTCTTGGGGATTGAAGCCCAGGGAAAATGGCTTGTCCAGGCCCCAGCGGACTTATCTCAGCCCCTAGAGATCATGCATTGGCCCAGAGGGACAGTTTATACCTGTGCATTACTGAATCCTGAGTTGAGTCGTTTACAACATTTAATTTCGGTGAACGCTCGCTATGGCCTGGCTGTGGTGGGCGTTAGTAAGGGGCAACAAACCCAACTCCATCTCTTTAATCGCCGTGGACAAGCCCTTCTGATGACTGGATTACCCTTTCGGATCAGGCAGGTAACCCAGTCCCGCAGAGATCCTTGGCAATTTTTGGCTTTAACCCCTGACCAACCCCAGGCTCTAATTCTGCTGCGGCTCAAACCTTGGCAAGTTCAACGGCTGACCTTAAGCTTCTCTCCCCGGTGGATAACCGCAACCCCCTGGGGCTATGCCGTAGCGGATCAGGAGCGAGTTGTCGGTCTTTCGGAAACTGGGGAGTTGTTGGGAGGAATTGCGGTCAAAGACGAACTGACAGGAATAGCCCTGGGTGGGGATAGGGGCTTGTGGTTAGCTAGTTGGGATGGAGAAAAGGGCAAGCTGGAGTGGGTCGAGTTTAGTGCCATGGGCCTGGATTTAATCTTTTAGAAATTGCTAGGGCCTCTCATCAATGAGCAGGGTTGACAAAATTAACAAAAAGCAGAGACGAAAGCTAGGCAACCGAGCATTTCCTAACCTCCCAATCAGGGCTATGGCTGGGTCAGGCTAATCCTTAGTCATCTTCGTAGTCGTCCTCATCTCCATCCTCTTCGTACTCATCGTCATCAGATTCTGCGCTATCAGAGGGTAAAAGACGACCAGCCAATTGATCATCAATCAACAGGTTGGCATCATCTAAAAGAGGATAGGTGGGCGGTTCCGGGAGGAGAGTTTCCAGTTCATCTTCATCAGAACTGGCCAGGGTATAGGGGCGATTTTTCCGCTCTTCTACTAAGCGATTGACATCGTCCTCATAGTCCCGATCCAGATCGACACCAAAAGTATCCTCGTAGATGTTGAACCCGGTTCCGGCTGGAATCAACCGCCCAATAATCACGTTTTCCTTCAAGCCCCGCAGCCAATCAGATTTCCCTTCAATTGCCGCTTCCGTGAGAACGCGAGTGGTTTCTTGGAAACTAGCAGCGGAGATAAAGCTATCGGTATTGAGGGAGGCTTTAGTAATCCCCAAAAGGATGGGGGTGTATTGGGCCGGTGCGCCGCCAGTGACAGACATGGGAATATTAGATTCCTCGGCCTGGCGTAAATCCATCATTTCACCGGGTAAGGAAACCGTATCCCCCCCATCGTCAATCCTGACCTTAGAAGTCATTTGGCGCACGACCACCTCAATGTGTTTGTCGGAAATCTCAATCCCTTGGGTTAAGTAGACCGACTGAACTTCATTGACTAAAAAGGTTTGTACCCTTTGCAGGGCCGCTTGGGCCGCATCTAAAAGCGTAATTTCTTGATCATCTAGCTTATTGAGATCTGCTTTTAACTGCTCATGACCTTGGGGACCCTTGTAGTACTCAAAGTAAATACTCAAGATGTCATGGGGGTCACTGGGGCCGTCTGTGAGGGGATCACCCACATCAACGGTCTGACCATCAGCAACAATCGCACTCTGACCTGGCATGACTGGGTAATCTTGAATTGTGCCATCCCCTTCATCCACTTTGATTTCGACACTGTCATCATCGTTGTAAATGACCCGGCAAATTCCCGGCCGGATGGCTAAGGCACATTTTTCCTTGGGATGCCGCCCTTCTAAAAGTTCTTCAATCCGGGGGAGCCCTTGGATGATGTCTCCGGTTTTGGCCCGCTCAAACACTAACAGAGCTAAGTTGTCCCCCCGTTGCACCAAATCCCCATCATCAATTTGCAGGACTGCACCAGGGGAAACCAGGTAGGGACGGGCGATGCGCAGGATTACTTCCCCCCCCTTAACCGCAATCACTTCCCCCGTTTCAGGGGCGATTACTCCGATAGCCACGTCTTCCCCAGCCCGGAGCAAATCACCCACGGCCACGGTTGGTTCCCCTTTGATGGGAATTGCCAGACGATCGGCTTCTGTGATAACTAGGATGCGGCGGACTAATTCACCACTGCGGAGAATACCCTGAACCTCGCCCCCTTGCTTAGCCCTGATTTCAGTCCGGGCTACAACGGCACCCGGTTTGATTTCTTCACCGTCCTGAACAAGGATGCTGGTGTGGGTACTTCCTTGGGTCTGATCGGCGGCCATATCCCGGCGAATCACCAGAGATTCCAAAATGACTAATTGTAGCCGTTGAATGTCGGAATCACTCTGGTCGTTGACCACTTCAATATCCGCAGCCAGTTGTGGGGCCTCTGTGCCAATTTCCAAGATTAATTGAGTTCGGAGTAAATCTACCCCCTCCACTGACCGTACCCGTTCATCATGTTTGAATGGTAACCGTTGCACAGCCCGCAAGCGAATCAATTGCCCAGAGGCATCACTGGACTCTTGGCTAGGAATCGAAGGCTCATCTGGAACGGCATATTCAACCACTGGCCGCAACAAGAGGGCCGGGCCGTCTGGGCCATCTTCCAGAAACTCTTGATAGCGCAATTCTGTGACCTCCAGACCAGGCATGACTTCTTGGCCAGGCTGAGTCAGACTGCCGCTTTGGGTCCGCGCCACTTCTGGGTCGTCAATAAGATGGAGATCACCGGGTTTGATGATAATTTCCCGGAGAATGTCATTTTTCTGGACAACTTCGACAACGCCGCTACTTTGACAGAAGATATCTTTAACAACCTCAGTCCCGGCTTCGACAAACTGGCCGTCTTCCACTAGAAGGAGGGAAATATCTTTATTAACCTCATGGGTTTCTTCCGGAATCCAGAGCAATGTGCCGCCTTGGATGACTTCAAAGCCCTGTTTAGCCTTGCCTTTTTTAGAAACCTCTACGCCCGCATACTTGAGGATGCCTCCGGTTTGTGTCCGGTAGTGATCATCAATCAGTTCGGCCACCACTTGGCTGTTGATCACCTTAGTTCCAGGGGCAGCGGTGATGGAAAACTTTTGACCGGCCTGGGTTTCCAGGACATAATGCTCGCGCCCCTGATAGGTTTCTTTGATCACTTGGGCTTTGTCAAGTAGTACAGAAGCGGTAATGATTTCAACTTCCCGCCCCCCTTTGCCTTCTGTTTGTTCGGGTAAACGCACGACCCCGCCATGCTCGGTAACAATCCGGGTTTCCGCTAAGACCGAATCCGCCTCAATGCGATCACCGTTGTTGACATCGGGAATTGCCCCTGGCGGTAAGTTATAGACCTCCCCAGACAGTACCCAAATTAATCCCCCCTTGGGAGCAACCCGGGTCATGATGCCTTGGCGATCTCGTTTTTCTTCAGGTTCCAAGTTAACGAATTTCACCTGACCCGCTAGATCGGAGGCGACATCCTTCGTGACCTTTTCCGTTGATTTACGGGTAGTACGACCGGCCTGAGCGACTTCTGCTAAAAGTTGACCAACTTTAACTTTTGCTCCATCTTTGGCCAACAGAATTGAGCCTTGGATGACTTCATATTCCTGCTGGGTCTTGTCTCCGGTCAGCAGTAATGTACCGTTGGTTTCAACCAAAAAGGCATCATCTCCGTGGCGTGTCCGAAACGGCCGGGCCCGCAAACCCGCTTTATATTTAACTGTGCCGACAAAGGGGGCGCGCTCTTGACGAGCAACTTCTCCGGTAAACACCCCGCCTGTGTGGAATGTCCGCATTGTTAGCTGGGTTCCCGGTTCACCAATGGACTGGGCCGCAATAATTCCAACGGCTTCCCCCATATCCACCAGTTGAGCATGGGCCAAGCTCCAGCCATAGCACTTCTGACAGACGGAACGGGCGGCATCACAGGTTAAGGGGGAGCGAACTACCACTTCTTCCACGCCAGCGGCTGCAATTTGTTGGGCGATTTCAGCTGAGACGGGTTGATTTTTCTCGACTATCACGGCCTGGGTACGCGGATCAATCACATCTACTAAGGGCATCCGGCCCAAGAGTCGATCTTCGAGCTTGAGAACTTTGTCCCCAACGGTCATACTGCGTAGGGGTAAACCGCGCTGCGTGCCACAGTCCTCTTCTCGAATAATCACATCCTGGGAAACATCCACTAATCGCCGGGTTAGGTAGCCAGAGTCGGCTGTCCGTAAAGCTGTATCGACCAGCCCCTTGCGTGCTCCATAGGAGGAAATGATATATTCCGTAACCGTCAGTCCTTCTCGGAAGTTGGTCTTAATCGGTAAGTCAATAATTTCCCCTTGGGGATTGGCCATCAAACCCCGCATTCCCACCAACTGCCGTACCTGGGATAAATTCCCCCTCGCCCCAGAGAAGGCCATCATGTAAACGGAATTCAGAACATCAGTTTCTTGGAAGTGTTTGACGACTTCGTTCTTGAGTTCCTCGTTGGTGGTATTCCAGGTGTCAATTACCTTTTGGAATCGCTCGACCTCCGTAATTTCACCCCGGGAGTAACGCTCTTGGGCAGATTTAATTTCCTTCTCAGCAGATTGGAGAAGTTCCTGTTTTTTGGGCGGAACTAACAAATCATCCACACTGATGGAAACCCCGGCTCGGGTCGCATAGCGAAAGCCCAGGTCTTTGATTTTGTCAGCCATTTCGGCTGTCCGGGCGGTGCCACAGTGGCTAAAGGCCCAGGAAATCAGATTGCGGAGGCCTTTTTTATCAATGATTTTGTTGAAGAAAACAGGTTTGGTTTGGGCAGTCGGGCTGGTCATGCAACATCTCCAAGTAATCGCGGATTTAGCTGGCAAGGCTTTCTTGAATGGTTTGGTTGTAAATAATTCGGCCGGGGGTTGTCCGAATATATTGGGTAATTAGATTTCCGGCGGCATCTAAACGGCGTTTCCGCAGCTGATAGGTTTCTAGGGTTGTGCCATCGGATTGCGTCACAATTTCTGGTTGGGAGCGATCACCATCCTCCACCGGCCCGTCAAAGCGAACCCAGACATAGGCATGGAGATCGAGTTGCTGCTCCTGGTAGGCCATGACCACGTCATTAAAGTTAGCAAAGTAGCGATCTTCCGCCACCAGTTTCGGATTTTCGGCCGTGAGGTAATAGCAACCCAAAACCATATCTTGGCTGGGAGTAACGATGGGTTTACCTGTAGCTGGAGAAAGAATGTTATTAGAAGCCAACATCAACAACCGGGCCTCGGCCTGGGCTTCGATGGAGAGGGGCACGTGTACTGCCATTTGGTCCCCATCAAAGTCAGCATTAAAGGCTGGACACACCAGAGGATGTAGTTGAATCGCCCGCCCTTCGACGAGGATCGGCTCAAAGGCCTGGATGCCTAAACGGTGTAAGGTTGGAGCCCGGTTGAGCATAACGGGATGCCCATCAATCACATCTTCCAGCACGTCCCAAATAACCGGATCATTCCGCAGGATCAGGCGTTTGGCTGCTTTGATATTATTGACAATCCCTTGGCGAATCAGACGGTGAATCACGAAGGGTTGGAATAACTCAATCGCCATTTCCCGCGGTAAGCCGCATTGGTGCATTTTTAGCTTGGGGCCAACCACAATCACGGAACGACCCGAATAGTCCACCCGTTTACCCAGAAGGTTTTGCCGGAATCGGCCTTGTTTCCCTTCGATAATGTCCGAAAGAGACTTTAAGGGCCGATTATTAGCACCGACAACTGTGCGACCACGACGGCCGTTATCCACAAGGGCATCAACAGCTTCCTGGAGCATCCGTTTTTCATTGCGGACGATAATCTCAGGCGCAAGGATTTCCTGTAAGCGGGCCAAACGGTTATTGCGGTTGATGACTCGCCGATAGAGATCGTTTAAGTCAGAGGTCGCAAACCGGCCGCCATCTAGTTGCACCATTGGGCGTAGGTCTGGAGGAATAACAGGAATCACTTCCAAAACCATCCAATCCGGCCGACTGCCTGTGGCAATGAAGTTATCAATCACCCGTAAGCGCTTGATCAACTTAGCTCGCTTTTGCCCCTTGGATGCTGCAATTTCTTCCCGGAGTTGTTCCGCTTCGGTGGGCAAATCCAAGTCTTGAAGTAGCCGTTGAATCGCCTCAGCCCCAATCCCGACTTCAATGTCAACGAGTTGGGAATCTTCACTGTAAATTTGCTCCTCGATTTCTTGCCACTGCTCTTCTGTGAGAAGTTGCTTGTAGCTTAGGCCATCGTGATTACCTGGGTTGAGAACCACATAGGAGTTGAAGTAAACAATTTGTTCAACATCCCGCAGTGGAATATCCAACAGAATCGCCATGTAGCTTGGAATCCCTTTGAGATACCAAACATGGGTGACTGGGGCCGCCAACTTGATATAGCCCATCCGATGCCGCCGCACCCGCGATTCGGTCACTTCTACGCCGCACCGTTCACAGACAATACCCCGATGGCGAACCCGTTTATATTTGCCACAGTGACATTCCCAATCTTTGGCTGGACCAAAAATTCGCTCACAGAACAAACCATCCATTTCTGGCTTGAGAGTTCGGTAGTTAATGGTTTCGGGCTTGGTGACTTCCCCGACCACCTGGCCATTGGGTAAAGTCCGTTGTCCCCATTTGGTAATCCGATCCGGGGAGGCAAGGGCAACTTTTACATAGTCAAACCGTTGTTCCAGCCTAGGCATAGGGTCAAAAACCTCTTGGTTGCGAGTAATCAAGTGAATCTTCAGAAATCAAAATGGAATGTGTTGAGTCGGATGGCTAGCCAGAAAAGATATTAGACCTCGCTTTCATCTAAATCTTCGGCATTCAAGGACTCATAAGTTGGCCGTGCTGGGGCCCGACGTTGCATCACATCAGCCATGAGGTCGACTTCAGGATCAACTTTGACAGTGGTAAAGTCATCATCTCCAGCAGTCGCCACTTTCTTGACGGAAATATCCAAACAGAGGGATTGCAGTTCTCGCATTAGCACCTTGAAGGATTCCGGTGTCCCAGGCCTGGGGATAGATTGCCCCTTAACAATGGCATTGAGAGCCTCATTCCGCCCCTGCATATCGTCAGATTTAACGGTAAGCAGTTCTTGGAGAATATAGGCGGCCCCATAAGCTTCTAAGGCCCAGACTTCCATTTCTCCAAACCGCTGACCACCCTGCTGGGCTTTTCCGCCTAGAGGCTGCTGAGTCACCAAAGAGTAGGGGCCGGTAGAGCGAGCATGAATCTTGTCATCCACCAAGTGAACCAGTTTCAGCATATAGGCCATTCCAACCGTAATTGGTCGGTCAAAAGGTTCCCCCGTGCGGCCGTCAAAGACTTGGAGCTTACCGGGGTTTTCGGGATCAAAGACCCAATCATGACCCGTTGCTTCCCGGGCCTGGCGCAGTTTTTCGTGGACTGTTTCTCGAGACTTCTCCAGGCCATGCATTTCATCAAAAGGCGTAATCTTGAAGCGCATCCCCAGATTTTGGCCAGCCCAGCCCAAAAGACATTCGTAGACCTGGCCAACATTCATCCGGGAGGGGACACCCAGAGGATTGAGGACAATGTCAACGGGCGTGCCATCGGGTAAAAAGGGCATATCCTCAGCCGGGAGAATCCGGGAAATAATTCCCTTATTCCCATGCCGCCCGGCCATTTTATCGCCGACTTGGATTTTCCGTTTTTGAGCCACATAAACCCGCACGACCATATTGGCCCCCGGTGGTAACTCATCCCCTTGTTCACGGGTAAAGACCCGCACATCCACGACCCGACCCCGCTCACCGTTAGGAACTCGTAAGGAGTTATCCCGCACATCACGGGCTTTTTCCCCAAAGATGGCTCGCAAAAGTTTTTCTTCCGGTGGCTGATCAGACTCCCCTTTCGGGGTAACTTTCCCAACCAGAATATCACCGGACTCGACGTAAGCCCCCACACGGATAATGCCGGTCTCGTTGAGTTGTCGTAAAGAATCCTCAGAGACGTTGGGAACTTCTCGGGTAATTTCTTCCGGCCCGAGCTTGGTTTGGCGGGCTTCAATTTCGTACTTCTCGACGTGAATGGAGGTGTAGATATCCTCTTGGACCAACCGCTCGCTAATTAAAATTGCATCTTCATAGTTATAGCCTTCCCAGGGCATATAGGCGACCATGATATTTTGTCCAAGGGCCAGTTCACCCCCTTCAGTCGCTGAACCATCGGCAATCACCTGCCCGGCCTTCACCTGATCACCAGCAAACACCAGTGGGCGTTGATTCAGACAGGTATCTTGGTTGGAACGATGGTATTTTTGCAAATAGTAGCTAATTTCCTGGCCTTGGGGAGAGCGAACTTTAATCAAGTTGGCGGCCACATAGGTCACTTCCCCGTCAGTCCGACTAAGGATAACCATCCCAGAATCGCGGGCGGCCTGGGATTCAAGTCCAGTTCCCACGAGTGGTCGGGTCGAGCGTAACAGTGGCACGGCCTGGCGTTGCATGTTTGAACCCATCAGGGCCCGGTTCGCATCATCGTGTTCCAGGAATGGAATTAACGAAGTCGCCACAGAAATAATCTGAACCGGCGACACCGCCACGAAATCCACCTGATCCGGGGTTGTAGTCGTGAAATCTTGCCGATAACGGACGGGAACAACTTCACCGAGAATATAGCCCTGTTCATCCGTGGGAATATCACCCGGTGCAACCCGCTTATCATCTTCTTCATCGGCGGTCATGTAAAGCGGGGCCTGTTCTTTGAGAACTTTACCATCTTTGACTGGATAAAAAGGCGTTTCAATAAAGCCATACTCATTAACGCGGGCATGAGTTGCCAAGGAACCAATCAACCCGGCATTGGGCCCCTCTGGGGTTTCAATGGGACAAATTCGTCCATAGTGGCTGGGGTGAATATCCCGGACAGCAAACCCAGCCCGTTCCCGAGTCAAACCCCCAGGCCCTAAGGCACTTAAGCGGCGTTTATGGGTCAGTTCTGCCAAGGGATTCGTTTGATCCATGAATTGGGATAACTGGCTTGAGCCGAAAAATTCCTTAATCGCCGCAACTAAGGGTTTGGGGTTCACTAAGGAAGCTGGACTGAGGTTGTCCGTATCTGAAACGGTCATCCGTTCCCGAATAATCCGCTCAAGGCGATTGAGACCTACCCGGACTTGGTTCTGTAGCAATTCACCCACAGACCGTACCCGACGATTCCCCAAATGGTCAATGTCATCCACACTACCCAGATCAAATTCCAAGTTGATGAGGTAGTCAATGGCAGCGAGAATATCTTCTGGGGTTAAAACACGGGTGGTATCGGGAATCGTCAGTTGCAGCTTTTTATTGAGTTTGTAACGTCCTACCCGCCCCAGGTCATAGCGTTTGGGATCAAAGAACCGAGATTCTAAAAGTTGCTGCCCACCCGAAACCGTGGGAGGCTCACCCGGCCGTAGCTTCCGGTACAATTCTAAAAGAGCATCTTCTTCAGTAAACTTGCCTTCTTTCTCAATAGTTTTTTGATAGTACTCAGGGTGGCGCATCCGCTCCATAATCTCGCCATCACTGAGTCCCAAGGCCTTGAGAAGAACGTGGGCTGAGAGTTTCCGAGTCTTATCAATCCGAACCCAAATCAAATCATTTTTGTCGGTCTCAAACTTCAACCAGGCCCCGCGATTGGGAATCAAGCTGGCATTGTAACTGCGGCGACCATTTTTATCGGTTTCCGATTTGTAATAGACCCCAGGACTACGGACAATTTGGTTAACAATAACCCGTTCCGCCCCGTTGATAATGAAAGTCCCCCGGTCGGTCATCAAAGGCAGATCGCCAATAAAGACATCCTGATCAATGATGTTGCCGTTTTCCTTGTTAATCAGCCGAGTCGGAACATACATTTGCATTGAATAGGTGGCATCCCGCCGCTTGGCTTCATCTACCGAGTATTTCGGCTGCTTTAGCTTGTAATTCTGGGCGAGGAAATGGAGCTCAATTTTGCCGGTATAGTCAGTAATAGGTGAAAAGCTGGCTAATTCTTCAATCAATCCTTCTTCTAAAAACCAACGAAAACTGGCCCGCTGAATCTCGACAAGGTCTGGAAGAGTAAAAGCGGGTGGCGTGTAAATTTGATTACTAGCCATGAATATCCTCTAGAGGGGCACGCTATGTTGCGGATCTTGCATTGTACTCTAATCAGGATCCACAGGTCAATCATTATCCTATAAAGCAGGGATTGGATTGCACCTTGTCTAGGGTATCGCATTTTAGCAGATTTAGGCAAAACCTTTCCGAATTGCCAGGCCAGGCACAGATCGTAAATAATTGTAAAGTTACTTCTCAGGCAATCATGCAGGATAGTTTGTGAACGGAAAAGTTGTCGTGGTGGTGGGTGCAACTGGAGGCATTGGCCAGGCCTTGGTTCCAGAATTAGCCAAACTCGGGACAAAGCTGGTTCTCGCTAGTCGTAATCTTGACAAACTCACGAATTTAGAGATGGCCTTGCCCCCGCAAAGCCCGGTGTTAATTCAGCCCACAGACATTACCGACTACAGCCAAGTCCAAGCTCTGATGGCCGCCGCAAAGGCAGAATTTGGCAAAATTGATGTCTTAGTCAACGCGGCTGGAGCAGGAATTCTGAAGCAATACAACAAAATTGAACCGGCCGATCTTGATACGATGCTGGATTTGAACTTGAAAGGGAACTTCTACACCAGTCAACTTGCGGCAGAGGCGATGAAGGAAACGAAGGGCGGTCATATCTGTAATGTGATTGGGATTTTGGGCAAACACTCCATGGCCATGGGGTCAGCCTATTGCGCCTCGAAATTTGGGGCAGTGGGTTTTAGTAAATGTATGGCCGATGAACTGAAGCGATTTGGGATTAAATTTACCCTGTTTTATTTCGGTGGGATTGATTCACCCTTTTGGGATCAGGTCAGCTTGAAAGTGGATCGCAGCAAAATGTTAAGTCCAACCACTGCGGCCCAGAGCATTCTATTTGCCCTGCAAGCAGAACCCCAGGCCGTGCCCATGGAAATTAACATCCAACCTGAGAGTCATTTATTTTTCTAGGGGGCAATTATTCTCTTCACGGGATTGATAACTAAGTTCCAGGGTTAATCCCACCATAAGCCCACCCCCTTATTGATCTGTAAGGACTTGATTAGGAGTGTCATCCCAAACTCTTCATTGGTAAAATCAACCCCAGCAATCAACTCAGCTAACTCTGGGGACATATCTGCGGGGGCTAGGTCTTCTACGATGGAGTCAAAACAGCCAAAGTGTTGATCAATCACGTCCGGGCAAAACTCATAAATATCTGCGGCTAGGCTCTCTAGCTCCTCAGGCAAAGTCTGAAACATCACCGTGAGGGCATCATTTTCGACATCTTGAATCTCAACCCCATATTGCTCATCCCAGGCCTGGAGTTTGGCGACAATATCATCGGTTTCAAGGTCAAAATTGGGGGCTTCGGTCTGCTGTTCATAAAGTGGGGCAAACTTGGCTGGGGTGTGAGCAGTCGGCATAGGGCGATCTCGGTTGGGACTA is from Synechococcus sp. PCC 6312 and encodes:
- the rpsL gene encoding 30S ribosomal protein S12, whose amino-acid sequence is MPTIQQLIRQERELLKKKTKSPALKSCPQRRGVCTRVYTTTPKKPNSALRKVARVRLTSGFEVTAYIPGIGHNLQEHSVVMIRGGRVKDLPGVRYHIIRGTLDTAGVKDRKQGRSKYGAKQPKPGAATPTKGKK
- a CDS encoding serine/threonine-protein kinase: MSQYRPLGLVGQGQYGQVYLAYSPLQRGLVALKALHPQRFPTRNFLRELRFLLGFNHPQVVRCHTLDYWQGRRCLVMDYGEGGTLRGLLEQERHLPLLLALELTAEVLAGLQYIHGQGIIHCDIKPENILLRLTRQAWRAQISDLGVARIEAEVESAGHTGSPAYMAPERFYGKYSPTSDLYAVGILLFEMMTGERPFRGTPVELMSAHLSQSPEISPGLPFLVQTLLRKALSKLPQKRYQTAAEMSRAVKLAHDVLLAEGKQFYPLFPKSATWFQAWQSRTTYPLDHPLTELIAVEEAAYGICDHQIFQFSVDGSPRSSMAIQAPAKKLYASQVNYYYRDAVGHLYLGEQSASALIPLGHPEHHENYVLGIEAQGKWLVQAPADLSQPLEIMHWPRGTVYTCALLNPELSRLQHLISVNARYGLAVVGVSKGQQTQLHLFNRRGQALLMTGLPFRIRQVTQSRRDPWQFLALTPDQPQALILLRLKPWQVQRLTLSFSPRWITATPWGYAVADQERVVGLSETGELLGGIAVKDELTGIALGGDRGLWLASWDGEKGKLEWVEFSAMGLDLIF
- a CDS encoding DNA-directed RNA polymerase subunit beta''; this translates as MTSPTAQTKPVFFNKIIDKKGLRNLISWAFSHCGTARTAEMADKIKDLGFRYATRAGVSISVDDLLVPPKKQELLQSAEKEIKSAQERYSRGEITEVERFQKVIDTWNTTNEELKNEVVKHFQETDVLNSVYMMAFSGARGNLSQVRQLVGMRGLMANPQGEIIDLPIKTNFREGLTVTEYIISSYGARKGLVDTALRTADSGYLTRRLVDVSQDVIIREEDCGTQRGLPLRSMTVGDKVLKLEDRLLGRMPLVDVIDPRTQAVIVEKNQPVSAEIAQQIAAAGVEEVVVRSPLTCDAARSVCQKCYGWSLAHAQLVDMGEAVGIIAAQSIGEPGTQLTMRTFHTGGVFTGEVARQERAPFVGTVKYKAGLRARPFRTRHGDDAFLVETNGTLLLTGDKTQQEYEVIQGSILLAKDGAKVKVGQLLAEVAQAGRTTRKSTEKVTKDVASDLAGQVKFVNLEPEEKRDRQGIMTRVAPKGGLIWVLSGEVYNLPPGAIPDVNNGDRIEADSVLAETRIVTEHGGVVRLPEQTEGKGGREVEIITASVLLDKAQVIKETYQGREHYVLETQAGQKFSITAAPGTKVINSQVVAELIDDHYRTQTGGILKYAGVEVSKKGKAKQGFEVIQGGTLLWIPEETHEVNKDISLLLVEDGQFVEAGTEVVKDIFCQSSGVVEVVQKNDILREIIIKPGDLHLIDDPEVARTQSGSLTQPGQEVMPGLEVTELRYQEFLEDGPDGPALLLRPVVEYAVPDEPSIPSQESSDASGQLIRLRAVQRLPFKHDERVRSVEGVDLLRTQLILEIGTEAPQLAADIEVVNDQSDSDIQRLQLVILESLVIRRDMAADQTQGSTHTSILVQDGEEIKPGAVVARTEIRAKQGGEVQGILRSGELVRRILVITEADRLAIPIKGEPTVAVGDLLRAGEDVAIGVIAPETGEVIAVKGGEVILRIARPYLVSPGAVLQIDDGDLVQRGDNLALLVFERAKTGDIIQGLPRIEELLEGRHPKEKCALAIRPGICRVIYNDDDSVEIKVDEGDGTIQDYPVMPGQSAIVADGQTVDVGDPLTDGPSDPHDILSIYFEYYKGPQGHEQLKADLNKLDDQEITLLDAAQAALQRVQTFLVNEVQSVYLTQGIEISDKHIEVVVRQMTSKVRIDDGGDTVSLPGEMMDLRQAEESNIPMSVTGGAPAQYTPILLGITKASLNTDSFISAASFQETTRVLTEAAIEGKSDWLRGLKENVIIGRLIPAGTGFNIYEDTFGVDLDRDYEDDVNRLVEERKNRPYTLASSDEDELETLLPEPPTYPLLDDANLLIDDQLAGRLLPSDSAESDDDEYEEDGDEDDYEDD